The following are from one region of the Oncorhynchus tshawytscha isolate Ot180627B linkage group LG24, Otsh_v2.0, whole genome shotgun sequence genome:
- the LOC112223878 gene encoding translational activator of cytochrome c oxidase 1 isoform X1: MAMGWAVVLRGFFPLCLRRLARLTANNYMGARIRPVRTDLTVTCRYPLWTTHPVRTLHLCSNLCAGHNKWSKVKNIKGPKDAARSRMFMKFGMMIRIAVKEGGSSNPEFNLALANVVEQCRGKNMPKVSIEAAIKGAEKSKAGTQHTYEARGPGGCMLLIDMLTDNNTRSHQDLKHLLSKHGAALCDGVRHNFSRKGVVVAQGQGVSSERALELAIEAGAEDVQETEDEDDKALLQFVCDMTELKKVRTSLEELGVRTVSAGLEFVSHTPMQLPQAQLEAALSLIEALSDCLDVVRVWDNIQAHD, encoded by the exons AT GGCAATGGGATGGGCAGTGGTGTTGAGGGGTTTCTTTCCTCTGTGTTTACGTCGACTTGCCCGCTTGACCGCCAACAATTACATGGGCGCAAGGATTCGTCCAGTCCGCACAGACCTGACGGTGACATGTCGCTACCCTCTTTGGACAACCCATCCTGTGAGAACACTACATCTGTGCTCTAACTTGTGTGCTGGTCATAATAAGTGGTCTAAGGTGAAAAATATAAAAGGACCCAAAGATGCAGCCCGGAGTCGGATGTTCATGAAGTTTGGGATGATGATAAGAATTGCAGTCAAAG AAGGAGGATCTAGTAATCCAGAATTCAATCTAGCATTGGCAAATGTAGTGGAGCAATGCCGAGGCAAGAACATGCCCAAAGTGTCCATAGAAGCTGCCATCAAGGGAGCG GAAAAATCCAAGGCAGGAACCCAGCACACGTATGAAGCCAGGGGGCCTGGTGGCTGCATGCTGCTCATCGATATGCTAACTGACAACAACACCCGAAGTCACCAGGACCTCAAACATCTGCTCAGCAAACATGG GGCAGCGCTGTGTGACGGGGTGCGTCATAACTTCAGCAGGAAGGGGGTGGTGGTGGCACAGGGGCAGGGTGTGTCGTCCGAGCGAGCTCTGGAACTGGCCATCGAGGCGGGAGCTGAGGACGTCCAAGAAACAGAGGATGAGGATGATAAGGCCCTCCTACAG tttgtgTGTGACATGACAGAGCTGAAGAAGGTGCGGACCTCGCTGGAAGAACTGGGTGTGCGCACTGTGTCCGCTGGCCTGGAGTTTGTGTCCCACACACCCATGCAGCTTCCACAAGCCCAGCTGGAGGCAGCCTTATCTCTGATAGAAGCCCTGAGCGACTGCCTAGACGTGGTGCGGGTCTGGGACAACATCCAGGCCCATGACTGA
- the LOC112223878 gene encoding translational activator of cytochrome c oxidase 1 isoform X2, which produces MGWAVVLRGFFPLCLRRLARLTANNYMGARIRPVRTDLTVTCRYPLWTTHPVRTLHLCSNLCAGHNKWSKVKNIKGPKDAARSRMFMKFGMMIRIAVKEGGSSNPEFNLALANVVEQCRGKNMPKVSIEAAIKGAEKSKAGTQHTYEARGPGGCMLLIDMLTDNNTRSHQDLKHLLSKHGAALCDGVRHNFSRKGVVVAQGQGVSSERALELAIEAGAEDVQETEDEDDKALLQFVCDMTELKKVRTSLEELGVRTVSAGLEFVSHTPMQLPQAQLEAALSLIEALSDCLDVVRVWDNIQAHD; this is translated from the exons ATGGGATGGGCAGTGGTGTTGAGGGGTTTCTTTCCTCTGTGTTTACGTCGACTTGCCCGCTTGACCGCCAACAATTACATGGGCGCAAGGATTCGTCCAGTCCGCACAGACCTGACGGTGACATGTCGCTACCCTCTTTGGACAACCCATCCTGTGAGAACACTACATCTGTGCTCTAACTTGTGTGCTGGTCATAATAAGTGGTCTAAGGTGAAAAATATAAAAGGACCCAAAGATGCAGCCCGGAGTCGGATGTTCATGAAGTTTGGGATGATGATAAGAATTGCAGTCAAAG AAGGAGGATCTAGTAATCCAGAATTCAATCTAGCATTGGCAAATGTAGTGGAGCAATGCCGAGGCAAGAACATGCCCAAAGTGTCCATAGAAGCTGCCATCAAGGGAGCG GAAAAATCCAAGGCAGGAACCCAGCACACGTATGAAGCCAGGGGGCCTGGTGGCTGCATGCTGCTCATCGATATGCTAACTGACAACAACACCCGAAGTCACCAGGACCTCAAACATCTGCTCAGCAAACATGG GGCAGCGCTGTGTGACGGGGTGCGTCATAACTTCAGCAGGAAGGGGGTGGTGGTGGCACAGGGGCAGGGTGTGTCGTCCGAGCGAGCTCTGGAACTGGCCATCGAGGCGGGAGCTGAGGACGTCCAAGAAACAGAGGATGAGGATGATAAGGCCCTCCTACAG tttgtgTGTGACATGACAGAGCTGAAGAAGGTGCGGACCTCGCTGGAAGAACTGGGTGTGCGCACTGTGTCCGCTGGCCTGGAGTTTGTGTCCCACACACCCATGCAGCTTCCACAAGCCCAGCTGGAGGCAGCCTTATCTCTGATAGAAGCCCTGAGCGACTGCCTAGACGTGGTGCGGGTCTGGGACAACATCCAGGCCCATGACTGA
- the LOC112223877 gene encoding mitochondrial amidoxime-reducing component 1 isoform X2, giving the protein MVTGRQEPRLVLVSLTSKGGQMCLNGPDMEQLRFPVLQPDNPIINCRVFSSDIQGRDCGNEVSHWLTSYLAAGKTFRLVHFEPHMKPRRPAETESLYPQREKIAYPDCGPIMLLSEASVKDLNSRLENDVTVARFRPNVIVSSCEAFDEDSWEDIQIGDVRMHRVMACGRCIFTTVDPETGVISRKQPLETLKNYRLCDEAEKHIYKTSPLFGQMYTVSKTGILQVGDVVYKISH; this is encoded by the coding sequence ATGGTGACGGGAAGGCAAGAGCCTCGCCTGGTGCTGGTGTCGTTGACCAGTAAGGGGGGACAGATGTGTCTGAATGGACCCGACATGGAGCAGCTGAGGTTCCCTGTTCTGCAGCCTGACAATCCCATCATCAACTGCAGGGTGTTTAGCAGCGACATCCAAGGCAGGGACTGTGGCAACGAAGTGTCTCACTGGCTCACCAGCTACCTGGCTGCTGGTAAAACCTTTCGCTTGGTGCACTTTGAGCCCCACATGAAGCCCAGGAGGCCAGCAGAGACAGAGTCTCTCTATCCTCAGAGGGAAAAAATTGCGTACCCCGATTGTGGCCCGATAATGTTGCTGTCTGAAGCCTCTGTGAAGGATCTAAACAGCAGGCTGGAGAATGACGTCACAGTTGCACGCTTTCGACCAAATGTCATTGTGAGCAGTTGCGAAGCCTTTGATGAGGATTCTTGGGAAGACATCCAGATTGGTGATGTGCGAATGCACCGCGTGATGGCGTGCGGAAGGTGCATCTTCACCACGGTCGACCCTGAAACAGGGGTCATCAGTAGGAAACAGCCACTGGAGACACTAAAAAACTACAGACTGTGTGATGAAGCCGAGAAGCACATCTATAAGACATCGCCACTGTTTGGACAGATGTACACCGTCAGCAAGACTGGGATCCTGCAGGTTGGAGATGTGGTGTACAAGATAAGCCACTGA